tgcggtgcaagcgacgcggacgcgtggggcacgcggtcgcgcgaCTTGCGCTGTAAGTTAATCGAcacggtcgcgtcggtcacgcggtcgcgtgactcaATTTATGCTattggcgcgagggcagcctcgcgctcgcacaactctctgttcaaaatcttattttgccaaattttTGGGTGACGGGATcgcgtgagtgacgcgatcgcgcgaGTGGGCTTTAGAAGAACGTGaggcggacgcgtggggcatgcgGTCGCGTGAGATGGACTGCGCGTCCAGCGCCAGTCCAGCGCCACTCCAAGAGAGAgaaccaaaattcaaaatttatcaGCGTctgaatcaaaattttttttttgaattctcGATTTATCTAAACCATGGTTTTGAAAGTTCAAATCGATTTGTCGAACCAAAAACGGTTGACAAAATCGGTTGTAATTGTAACACCCGGTTAATTTAtgactaattaacccataaattaaaatatattttaggaAGTGAGAAATGAAGTTTTTATGGTTTAATATGATAGAGAAATTCAAAACGAGAATTTCggcactaattttaaagaaatcgGCCCAAGATTGGGCCGAATGGGCTAAACCGGATCAACCGaacccaagttgggcccaaggcCCAGCCAAACCTCATTAGTATTGAgatttcagcactctctctccctCCAAACGCAAACACACATGCTAAatcaaaaaggggaagaaggAGAAGTTCCCAAACCCTCATTCCAAGTTCAAGttaccataacttttgatctagagtttcgattgacgagccgtttgtggccacgcgtcgGGCTCGTTGAGCTCTTCAATTCTATTCAAATAAAACTGTAAGTAAATCGCATTTTCCTAACTCCATTTCTGCTGGTATATTGATTTCGGGTTTAAGTTTTGAGAAACTCAATTCCTTgataattttcatgttttagggGTTCACTAGACTTGATTCCTTGTGGGTATTGCTCAAGGATCAGTGGGTAAAGATAAGGAAACTCCAAACCCTTGTGGTTGTCCAATTTCATGTGCCCTAGTGTTAAAATTGTTCAATTGTATGAACTAGTTAAGTTAATGTTGAATTAGAGTTGAAATTATCAAATTGGAGCTTGATTGAAGTCTTGGAAAGGCTTGGGGTGGACTTTTGGTGCTGGAAGATCCATTTGAAAGATGTTGGAGCCTTGAAGGCTTGAGGAAAGTGAAATTGAAAGTGTTCCGGGTTGAGTAGAGAATcgaccaaggtatggtttcagttTCCTGTATCTAAAATGAAATGtggtgtgaaaacttaggctagtgacccatagaATAGGAATTGAATTTGTGATGATGGTTGATTGGTTGTTAAAATTGTTGTATGATTATGTGATTATTGGTTTGAGATGAATATTTGAGTAGTGGTTGTGTAATTGTGAATGATAATAATTGTTGGTACAATATGTGAAAGTTGTATGTAATGTGGGTTAATGTGCTTGATGGATGATAATGGTGAGACTCTGGTGATGGACATGAGTTGTATGGGTTGAGATGGATTGCATTATTATGTATATGATTATTGATTTTGGAGTTTTGATGAGATATGGTATGCAAGATATGTATGCCTTAGTGTATGTTTGATGGTTAGTGAAATGAAGTGTTTTGTATGTTATTGAAATATGAATGTTGAATGTGTGTTGAAATTGAATTATTGAGTTATGGATTGGATTGAGAAGTTGGAATATGCTTGATATGAATAGTTGAGTTTTGATTGGTATAAAAGGGTTATTTGTGGCACAAAAGGTATGTTATGAAGTATACTGGAACTTGGTGTGGCTtaggtttggttttggttggttTTGAATGAGTTTGGTAAGTGAATGTTTTAAAATTGGGAGTTTATGAGCTTtggtaaaattagaattttgatgaacttcaacggatcatatcttgagctattGTTTTCGGAATTTAATGATTTTTATATCAATTGAAAGGTAAATTCATAAGCTTTAAAATGGTTTAAATTTggttgaaatctgaattttgtgGAGGGAGATATGATCGTTGAAAGTTTGGGCCTGAAATCTGAATTCTGCGAATTCTGCagaatttgtgatttctggtatgtgtgcgcacgcacactatTAGAAATACTGCTgagcgtgcgtacgcacaaccctGTGCATACGAACGCGACCCAGTTCTCTTTTAAAGCTTTTGTTTTCAATCTCTTCACATTTCCAACAAGCTTGTAACCTTCCGAAATATTATTCCATGCTTGTAAACCCCCAATTTCATCCTTTAAATCTTAAATTGATATAGGATGCCTATTAAATAAGTGTAAGCTAGGGGAAGGAGGTAACTTATGGAGGAAGAAAGGAGATATTATGATGAGTTATAATTAATGATGAAAATTATTATAGTTGTTAAGAATGGTTAATATTGTTGATGATTTATGATTGTCAATGAGAATGTTATTGATGAATGAGCAATTATGAAGGAAGTGGGATAATAAGGAAAATAAACTTAGATTGATTGTGATATGTCCCCGGGTAAGATGCAGTGGTGTTATCCGCTTGCTCCGGTATGATTTgagaatgaatgaatgaatggtAATGATAAtggaagtgtgattttgtatgtGTCTCCGGGTAAGATGTAGTGGTGTTATCCACTTGCTCCGGATGAGGCTGCGGGTAAGATGCAAGGGTTGTGTTCTATTGCCGCTTGCTCCGGGCCGAAAATGTAACACTGCCTGGGTAAGAGGCAGGGTGAAGTTGTCCCCTACTCCGGGTACGCGGGTAAGATGCAAAGGTTGTGGcgttgtcccacttgctccgtgTTTGGTGTTCTGTCCattggttagctaccaggacatgtcgggttggttttgcaaccgacagatgagacttatcagccactaggacaggcatgcatcatatgcattataTGTGATTTGTTTGGAATGCCTAATTGATTGCATCattacttgctaattgcctAATTGCCTTATCTGCTTCCTACTTGTGCATTCTTTGCTTGATATACTCGtgtttgcttttccattactgTTGGCAGTTAGGAGGTTTGCAGGATTTCAAAAGGGGATATATAGTTAGACCGAAGATCCTTAAGTTAGTCACCTATTTACATTTGTTatggtttagttatgtttatACGCTTTGATTATAAtttggaagttctaggattgccttcacCTTTTGCAGGACATTACTTGTTCGATATTTGGGCAcggttaccatactgagaacctctggttctcacccatgcagattttgtggttttcagatgcaggacatGAAGCTCCTCGCTGAGGTATGCTGGAGATTTTCTTTTGGCGGAGATCCTTAGCTTTTGGGATTTTATTTTGATCTTGTATACTTGTGTAGATACCATATTCTCcactatttatatatattttgtattgaCTCCTCTTAGAGGATATTTTAGAGAAACAGaatttgtatattgtcttttgGGTTGTCTTTTGGGATTTCCTtactatatatgtatgtatactGTATGCTcagaccggttatcttcgcaagTCGAGTCCCGAGTCTTGATATATGTATTTTGGCACTCTTTTGTATATCTCTTCGCTTTAGATTAATCTCTAAATGTTCATTTACGTTATCgttcggagtgttgcgcttttgattCGTCAGTTTTTGATTTACCCCTTTGTCTTCAAAGGTCCTAGTTATAACCATTTTTGCAATACTATATGTACTAAATcttcttttagaggtcgtaataccccGCAACCTCTGTTTTATGgcttaagcataaggctctgtgtggtagggtgttacattatggtatcagagcagttctttcctgtagagcctgagggacggactgactatgcttctgagCATACTCTGGGTCATGTTTATGTGCTATTTAGGATATCTGCCTGATATACATATCATAgagttcatgagcatgcatttggaactttgaagcactagacttgcgatattgagactgatcaccttgatatcacCTTTTTGGTGTGAACAGGAACCAAATGGCGACTCGTGGACGCGATCACGATCGAGGGAGAGATAGGGCTAGTAATACGGAACCTGAGAATAATCCCGCGAACTTTATGACTGCCCTAGataacatggctgctgctatacAAGCTACGGCTGCGGCATTGGAAAATCAAGTCGGTAATGGGAATGGCGACGATTGAGAGAAGGGGCCAATGACCTTAGTAACCTTCCTGAAGGTAAATCCACCTATCTTTAGAGACACGACGAACCCCACAGAAGCAGATAACTGGTTTCAGGTGATGGAACGGGCTTTAAAAGCACAACAAGTCCTTGAAAATCAACGTGTTGAATTTGCAACTTATCAGTTAACGGGTGAAGCCCAGCATTGGTGGCAGGGTACTCGACGCTTGCTGCAGCAAGATGACAATGCAGTACCTTGGAATGCCTTTCAGTTAGAATTCTACAAAAAGTACTTCCCCAATTCGGTCAAGATAGCAAAAGAGCTTGAATTGTTGCAATTGAAGCCGGGTCAAATATATGTATCCAAATATACCAATAAGTTTGAGGAATTATGTCATTTTTCC
This sequence is a window from Arachis stenosperma cultivar V10309 chromosome 10, arast.V10309.gnm1.PFL2, whole genome shotgun sequence. Protein-coding genes within it:
- the LOC130957331 gene encoding uncharacterized protein LOC130957331; translation: MTLVTFLKVNPPIFRDTTNPTEADNWFQVMERALKAQQVLENQRVEFATYQLTGEAQHWWQGTRRLLQQDDNAVPWNAFQLEFYKKYFPNSVKIAKELELLQLKPGQIYVSKYTNKFEELCHFSKICQRVLGDFEEWKCIKYEGGLRGDILSSVGPMEVRVFSDLVNKSRVAEECLKKAAIERNDSREFHQKERN